From Argopecten irradians isolate NY chromosome 3, Ai_NY, whole genome shotgun sequence:
TCCTGTCTATCTTTACAGTGAGCTCTTCAACGCAAAGGCTAGAATGTTGATATGCATGTCGTGTACAGAGACGTTCCTGTAAGCGGTCAACATATTCCGTGGTAGGGGCGCTAATAAAAACAAACGGTGACATTTTAACATGCCAGTGACGAATTCGGCAGTCGTCTCACTTTGGTTGTTGATAGTCGGATCCTTTGTCATGTCAGAATTCGACAAACATACATGAAAGGGGAATTGACTGTTTCGGAATTTACAGATTGGGATCAACATACTTGCTTatgaatatattgaaatatgacTCCAACTTAAATAAAACAGTAAATATTTAGAATTCAGGTCTCACATGATGTAAATTCGGTTGAACATTGACTGACCattctcatttatataatacaatggtagttcCATTTATATGATACAATGCAATGCATGCTCatattgtttgaaaatgaaattcgaCTGGGGAATATgtcgtaatattttttcactCTATAAGCTAAGCAAACGTTTCCCAAAGAGAAAGACTATCTTTTCATGGCCAACAAATTTCAATATTCTATTTTCTTTCAGTATCGTATCAAAAAACGTCTGGTGTTAAATGTAGCCTATGATACCATGTGTTTTTCGTAGTATTAAACATCAAAACCATCGTCAGTGACAAAAAAATCACTACTTAATAATTGGAATCAGAGTAACAGGGCTAGATAAGACCCCGGCTACATTAATGTATGTCGGGGATATGTCAGTAGATATATAAACCAGAGGCTAATCATTTAACATCAATACACTTATTTTGACACTAGGCTGATTTCACGAGAGCAGTGATTATAACTTTATCTTTTTCCTCATAAAACTTTCCTCCGATATTCTGGTCACATACTAGTTGAGCAAAGTGATAGGAAAGTTATCGAAAGTTATCTAAAATGTTTCTATGTCACCGCAATGTCTGACCTAGATGTCTACTTCCGGTGACGCGCGTAAATGAAGTAGCAGAGCCATATGCTTCTTCATTAAATTTCCATCAAACGCTTGATTTAATTAAACCATGTAAACAATGGAACAAGATTTCTCTTTCTTTACAGACTCTCCATGACCTTGATCGAATTACATTTAAGCGTTTCTCTGACATTAGTTTGCATTGTTTTAATTACTCGGGTGTCGAGAGTTTTACAAGCTTGTATTTAGCTTGATATCACAATATCACGCTGTTTCTGGGACAATTGTGAAGTGAATCGAtaaagaacaaagacaaaaacaatatgtttcttatttttataTGACGGTATATTGAGTGAAATCATAGCCGCATGTTTGTTTTTCTCTCGTAATTATTCATACCCGCGGATTCAGCTGTGAACACCCCCCGTGGTAATGTCCGTTTTCTCATCCAAATGACCAGTAGGACTCCTATCGTCAACACTATCAGGGGGAAATTACGGTTTAGGAAAGCTTGTTTCTGTAGTGTATTATGTCAGCGACAATTACAGTAAGTGTGGTCGCATTTAACCAATATGCTTATGCACATGTAAGATAAAACCGAAAAAAGTATACAACTGAAGATATTTTAAGAACGATCATTCTGgcaaataataatgaaataatctaTTCAACTTTGAACACACTTTTTACATGACTGGTCCAAATACAACATATTATTCATAAACATTATCAACTAGGTCAATGTAAATAAGAAAATCAACATGTCATTTAATATTGATTGAGTAAATGCCTTAAGAAGAAACTATTTATAATGGTTTAGGTCGCAATACAGTACCACAAACCTTAAACggaaattatgtaaataaatgatatcagCTCCAAAAATCAAGGAGTTTGTATTTACTCAATATTGACACGGATTTGTAGCAGGTAGTTGAGCTTTTATCTGATGTCAGTTATTTACCACAAATGGTCTAGTATCGACCTGTATGACATATCGCCAGGTATTTGTACCGGATCATGGTACATTCCGATCTCAATCTGCTAAGACGGTAACTCTGATTTAAATGTGAATAGTAATGGTTTATTATGACACAATACAAGCGCCTACGTGATACTGTATTAACATCCGCGTCAAGGTAATGTTTGCATATTGTTTTGACACGGTTATGCAAAAGTTTACATTGAACCGATAAATCTTTTGAATGAGGATGTTCTCCTGATCTAAGTTTGTAAATGTGATAAGTAAATACAATGGACTTCTCGGTCAGAGGAATGTTACTTTAAAGAAATAagtaataaaattatatgtgtGCTTATTCACAGAATATCCAATCAATGGTGAAAATGGATAATAAAACTCTTACGTAGAAAAGGAAATACATGTGCAGCAACTATAATAAATAACATGATCTTTGGTTAATCGTTTTCTCAAAGTAATTATAGCTTCCACCCATGTGATAGTGTGTTTGCAAACTAATCAGAGACATATATTGGTGATGGTTACTTACCTCGAAAAACAACTGTTAGTGATTGTGATGCATCAGTCGTGTATCTTCACTCGTGTCAACCAGGCTTCCGGCGTATTCTACTCTGTAAACATATAAAGAATAGTCAGCAAAGGATTCGAAACAGTAAATTTAAGGTAGATCTTATAGTCATTAAAAAGACTGCACATGTGGTTTGTTATGATAACAGTGGTATTTTTGGTGTCAGGTTGTATTTGTTTGGTAGAAGAGGGAGGAGAAGGAGGACGACGACGAGGCGGACAAGGAGaaggggaggaggaggaggagaacgAGGAGGAGGGTGAGGACgaggaggaggacgaggaggaggggaggacgaggaggaggggaggacgaggaggaggacgaggagaggggagaggaggaggaggaggaggagaggacgaggaggaggagaggaggaggacgaggaggaggacgaggaggaggaggaggagaggaggaggagaggaggaggaggagggaggagggaggagggaggaggaggagagacgaggaggagaggaggagagaGGAGAGGAGGGGAGGCCGGAAGGAGGGGGAGgacgaggaggaggagaggaggagggaAGAAGGAGAACGAGGAAGAGGACGAGGAGGAGGGGAGGACGGAAGGAGGGGGAGGACgaggaggaggacgaggagGGGGGAGGACGAGGAGGGGGGAGgacaggaggaggaggaggaggaggaggggaggaggaggaggaggaggaggagggacgAGGAGGACGGACAGGAGGGGGGAGGACGGGAGGGGGAGGACGAGGAGGGAGGACGAgaggaggacgaggaggaggacgaggaggaggggagagaagaggaggaggagaacgaggaggagggggaggaggaggaggaggacgaggaggagGGGAGAAGGAGAACGAGGAAGAGGACGAGGAGGAGGGGAGGGAGGAGGGGGAGGAGAGGGGAGgacgaggaggaggaggaggaggaggaggaggacgaggGAGGagggagagaggaggaggaggggaggacgaggaggaggagcgaggaggaggaggagaacgAGGAGGAGGGGAGGACGAGGAGGAGGGGAGGAGGAGGGGgggaggagggaggaggaggacgaggaggcggggaggagaggaggagggaggagAGGACgaggaggacgaggaggagGGGAGGACGAGGAGGAGGGAGGACGAGGGGAGGACGAGGAGGGGGGGAGGACgaggaggaggacgaggagGACGAGGGGGAGGACGAGGAGGAGGGGGAGGACAAGGAGGGGAGgacgaggaggaggaggggaggaGGGGAGGAGGGAGAGGAGAGGAGGAGAGAGGGAGGACAGAGAGGGAGGACGgaggaggacgaggaggagggaggaggggaggaggaggacgaggaggaggacgaggagAGGGAGGAGGAGAAGGGGAGGACAAGgaggaggacgaggaggagggaggaggaggagaggggaggacgaggaggaggacgaggaggaggaggggaggggggaggaggaggaggagggaggaggaggggaggcaaggaggaggaggaggaggaggacggGGAGGAGGGGAGGACgaggaggaggacgaggaggaggggaggacgaggaggaggacgaggaggagGGGAGGGACgaggaggaggacgaggaggaggagaggacgaggaggaggacgaggaggaggggaggacgaggaggaggacgaggaggagGGGGAGGACGAGGAGGAGGAGACGACGAGGAGGAGGGGAGGACgaggaggaggacgaggagAAGGGGAGGACGAGGAGGAGGGGAGGACgaggaggaggacgaggagAAGGGGAGGACGAGGAGGAGGAGACGAGGAGGAGGGGAGGACgaggaggaggacgaggagAAGGGGAGGACGAGGAGGAGGGGAGGACgaggaggaggacgaggagAAGAGAACTAGAAAAAAGAAGCATTTAAAGAAAAACACGAAGAAGACGAACAAGCTagttaaacaataaaaaacgcGAAGAAATCAAGCGGATAAACAAAAtactttataattttatttacaaataaattgtATCAGAAATCGAAGTACTACAACAGAAATCACAGCAATAAACCGCGAGCGAAGGGCACTTAACTACCAATGTGTATGAGATCGGTCAGTCAATAGCCAACACTTGTATAACATTGAGTGGTCATTCAGAACTCTCGAGATTATGTCCCttcaataacaacaacagactgCCTTATACCTATACCCAGCTCAAGTGTCCACTAACAGACATACCGATCTCAACTGAAGAGCCCTCGCCAGGTCTCAGCCAATACTTTACGGCAAACACTCGCCATAACATTCCCGTTAAACAGACAAACATTTAGACAAAACTTCGCCATTTATCAGAGGCCGACGTTTCTCGAGTGAGACTTGTGGTAGTAACACCCAACGTCGAATCCTATACATAGACATCTGGACAGAGATACCAGTGTTTCCCGTAAATTGAAACATCAATGCCATTTTAAACGTCTGAACATCCTGTCGTACCCACTCTGTGTTACGTATGTCTATCTTAAAACACATCCTTCTTCCTGCTATTCACCTACATTGCAGTTTTTTTCACGTGACAACTATTTTATAGATATGGTCGTAAATGTGACAAATCGAGTCTCAAAGCTTAAAAGCATCGATTACATGACCGTAATAGGTTTGAAATTGAAGCTAGACGACCTTTACGAGATGTCTATCTCCATTTCTGTATACTTTACAAACACAAGTAACATGAGGATTAAGATCGGAGACAACGGTGGACAAACGCACCCATCTGTCGGTACCAAAGACGCAGTACTATTCGAACGCATCCATCTACTCCATCCGGTCAGATTGTTCCCTGTTACCTGTCGGACAAAACAATGTTTGTTACGATGCCTTGAAGCAATACCACATAATGCTCCGGAATAGAAAAGTGACGGCATGTTAAAAGATACAGAAACTAATAAGCTCAGATGAACTTTTACCGACAATGCTCCGTGGTTCTGTTTTCATCCGACTCAAAGaagcataaatatataaacacgTGCATCTTCGTACAGTTTCAACAGTTACAACTGAGTTATATGGCACCCCGACTCTGCACAGATGTGGTGTAATTTGTCACTTCCTCTTACACCTGTATCCTTCCATCAAGTGAGagatcacaaaaaatagttccGTGCAATCTTCCAATCTTCTATGCACGTGCAGGGTCTACAGTTCCAGTCAAAGATTGTTGTTTACATTCGGTATACACCATTTTTCTTAAACTACAAATTAACaacatgatataatataaaTCAGCCTACTTATAAGTAATTGAAGAGGGTTTACAATCAGAATCGCTTATGCCCGAAAATGAACCCGAGCTTACCAACATGTAGCACATACTTTACTTCCAGAACATCATTAAATAATCTGAAACGCATGTCTATTCcacaaaaaatagataaatatttcaGAGGATATTGTAAAGGAAAAAATCGAGTCCAACATAATAAAGCTTCTGTATCGAGATAACATATTTGAATTACTCTCTAGGTTTGACATGCTGACAGGAGCACAGCTAAACAAATGTCTGGatataaattcataaaaaacGCTCTAATATCTGCGATAAGTTCTTTGAGGCATGTTGATAATAAAGTTACAAATTCCAAAGATAAACTGTTTCTGATATTTCAGTAACCTCTTGTTGTTGAGTCTGGCATTTCCCCCTGATTTATCTTATACAATTTTGCACTTTCTaatgatttttgtgttttttattctaaatatttgatttttgtgttttttattcTAAATATTTGCTGTAACGATTAGCACTTTCATGATAATTTTCCACCCGTCGATAAACCGTGACAATTATGTTCGACAGTGTTGTTACTTCAGTTATTTATCATAGTTACTTACTGTAGATATCATCCCTGACAAGAAGGGAAGCTGCTAAATGTCAAAAGCTCCTATCATTATCAACTACATTACCTTGAAAATGGTTTTATGCTTTGTCAATTAATATTTTCGTCTAACAAATGAACAAATAGATGATAACTTTgtgaggttttttttattggtatACAGTTTCTAGAGTACAACATTTGGTATCACGGGAAAACAGCGCGATTGATCTGCCGTTTTGAGTGTCTCTAAATGTCCACAATGCGATCATAACATGCTTGTAGAGCAGGGCATTTGGGTTCTGGAGACCAAGACCTACCATTGGAATGTCCCCAGGGACTTATTAATTAGTACATGTAGACTCCGGTAGGCCTTTGGTGTGTACTACGTAGAAAAATTACCAAAATAGGTAGAGTACATCGCCTTCATAGTCATTATTGGCTTTTGTTTCGTCTTTCTCTTTCGTCATGGATATTTCCTTGATTCTACTAGACATTTGTCTTTGTCATGACTACATTTCAGATATATGTTGCTCCATGATCAGCCAATGAAGACGCTGGATACCGTGCATGTGAATCAAGATATTACTTTTGGACTCAATTCACAAACTTCTTCTTCAACATACCAAACACTTTTCGGTCTTCGCCTGTTTTTCGGAAATCAACAATATCTATCGACATTCGAACTGATAGATACTAAGCATTAATCAAGAATACCTAACAACGATGACCAATGCAattttatgtttgatatttGCTCTCTTTGCCCTGCCTTGTGTTGTGTTCTCGTAATGCTGGTTGATGATGCCAGCACTAGATTTTACTTCCTTAGCGACATTCAAGgtgaataaaaataaagatcaTGATATCGTCAGTGTAACATTTGATGGTAGtctttcatgttttcagaatataGCCTGTGTTAGTGGCcgtttataacatttaaaaccCTGAGACGACGAGAAACCACAAACTGCTGGCTTAGTGAGTTTCAATCTTCTATGTCGGTAAGTGTTTCCTAAATATGTTTCAGCAACCTTAGCGTTAATTGTATATGTAGTAACTTCACGAATCTTCATGGAGATGCAAGTTTCAATTATTTTGTGGGCGCCATAAATAAAGTTCACAGATCAATCTTCTGTCGGGTGTAGTCATGGAGTCGCGTGTTAGCTCGGGGAAGGTCACGAGGCTGACAGGCGAGATCTCGTCCAAACGAGATTACAACCTGAAAGATAGAAACGATAACTAAGGTTGATCAAGCGCTCAGTAGTATCTGATTTTGTTAACTGCTACTCTTAGTGGCTTCTAGTTTTCTTATAAATCACAACAGCACAGGGA
This genomic window contains:
- the LOC138319699 gene encoding sarcoplasmic reticulum histidine-rich calcium-binding protein-like, with amino-acid sequence MVYLPAAFREDERENATITTCIQNIEYGDKLSEPYTSRRSKLDYGVNLETTPSADVSKREEKEDDDEADKEKGRRRRRTRRREGEDEEEERRREEGERGRGRGGGEDGRRGRTRRRTRRGEDEEGGGQEEEEEEEGRRRRRRRRDEEDGQEGGGREGEDEEGGREEDEEEDEEEGREEEEENEEEGEEEEEDEEEGRRRTRKRTRRRGGRRGRRGEDEEEEEEEEEDEGGGREEEEGRTRRRSEEEEENEEEGRTRRRGGGGGEEGGGGRGGGEERRREERTRRTRRRGGRGGGRTRGGRGGGEDEEEDEEDEGEDEEEGEDKEGRTRRRRGGGEEGEERRREGGQRGRTEEDEEEGGGEEEDEEEDEEREEEKGRTRRRTRRREEEERGGRGGGRGGGGEGGGGGGGRRRGGKEEEEEEDGEEGRTRRRTRRRGGRGGGRGGGEGRGGGRGGGEDEEEDEEEGRTRRRTRRRGRTRRRRRRGGGEDEEEDEEKGRTRRRGGRGGGRGEGEDEEEETRRRGGRGGGRGEGEDEEEGRTRRRTRRRELEKRSI